The Agromyces mariniharenae genome includes a window with the following:
- a CDS encoding ATP-binding cassette domain-containing protein: MTLAIDARGIAKRFRSTEVLRDLELAVETGSVFALLGPNGAGKTTTINILTTLVRPDAGTALVAGADVLADPDGVRARISLTGQSAAVDEVLTGRENVVMLARLSGLGARAARARADELLDRFDLAEASARRVAAYSGGMRRRLDLALSLVVPTPVIFLDEPTTGLDTRSRQELWRIIREVADQGATVFLTTQYLEEADRLADRVAVLDRGRIAAEGTASALKAQVGGEVVELLGPHDEVLAELPTDGTVHGLRAAVDELDRLAASAVEGTRVAIRRPSLDDVFLAITSHPAESGREADLIGTKG; encoded by the coding sequence ATGACCCTCGCGATCGACGCGCGCGGCATCGCCAAGCGATTCCGCTCCACCGAGGTCCTCCGCGACCTCGAGCTCGCGGTCGAGACCGGCAGCGTGTTCGCCCTCCTCGGGCCGAACGGCGCCGGCAAGACCACCACCATCAACATCCTCACGACGCTCGTGCGGCCCGATGCCGGCACGGCCCTCGTCGCCGGCGCCGACGTGCTCGCCGACCCCGACGGCGTGCGCGCGCGCATCAGCCTCACCGGGCAGTCGGCCGCCGTCGACGAGGTCCTCACCGGGCGCGAGAACGTCGTCATGCTCGCGCGGCTCTCGGGCCTCGGCGCCCGTGCGGCCCGGGCCCGCGCCGACGAGCTGCTCGACCGGTTCGACCTCGCCGAGGCATCCGCCCGACGCGTGGCCGCCTACTCGGGCGGGATGCGACGGCGACTCGACCTGGCGCTCAGCCTCGTCGTGCCGACCCCCGTGATCTTCCTCGACGAGCCGACCACGGGCCTCGACACGCGCAGCCGGCAGGAGCTCTGGCGCATCATCCGCGAGGTCGCCGACCAGGGAGCGACGGTCTTCCTCACCACGCAGTACCTCGAGGAGGCCGATCGGCTCGCCGACCGCGTCGCGGTGCTCGATCGCGGGCGGATCGCGGCCGAGGGCACGGCGAGCGCGCTCAAGGCGCAGGTCGGCGGCGAGGTCGTCGAGCTCCTCGGGCCCCACGACGAGGTGCTCGCCGAACTGCCCACCGACGGCACGGTGCACGGGCTCCGCGCCGCCGTCGACGAGCTCGACCGCCTCGCGGCATCCGCCGTCGAAGGAACCCGCGTCGCGATCCGCCGCCCGAGCCTCGACGACGTCTTCCTGGCCATCACGTCGCACCCGGCGGAGTCCGGGCGCGAGGCCGACCTCATCGGAACGAAGGGCTGA
- a CDS encoding MraY family glycosyltransferase has translation MTLFLALALVAALVTFGGSVLVWKLSLKYRLYPKIRERDVHTRPTPRLGGIAMFVGILAAIGAAAFVSTLGSSRFSVVSIIFQNPTQMLAILGAALLIVLIGVADDIWDLDWTTKLAGQFIAAGLIAWQGVSIVSLPIGGITVGSSWMSATITVFTIVLVMNAINFIDGLDGLVAGVALIANGVFFLYTYLLVQKTSPLNYFNLASLLAIVVVGACAGFLPLNWHPAKLFMGDAGALLIGLLMATSAIAVTGQIDPASLGLGELFPAFIPIILPFAVLVIPLLDFGLAVVRRLRAGKSPFAADRKHLHHRLLDMGHSHLNAVLIFYGWTAVASVGCLLSFVFPVYFGIPSGWAFLLLGIGFLVCAVFTLAPLGRRKRLTVAAEADGHDRVAATVFDELESSEPVAVATGAVPVATGAVPVATGSVPTGSGDASGPASGQGRPVESGDPELEHDDRRTS, from the coding sequence ATGACCCTCTTCCTCGCGCTCGCCCTCGTGGCCGCGCTCGTCACCTTCGGCGGCTCGGTGCTCGTCTGGAAGCTCAGCCTCAAGTACCGCCTCTACCCGAAGATCCGCGAGCGCGACGTGCACACCCGCCCGACGCCGAGGCTCGGCGGCATCGCGATGTTCGTCGGCATCCTGGCGGCGATCGGCGCGGCGGCGTTCGTGTCGACGCTCGGCTCGTCGCGGTTCTCGGTGGTGTCGATCATCTTCCAGAACCCGACGCAGATGCTCGCGATCCTCGGGGCGGCGCTGCTCATCGTGCTCATCGGCGTCGCCGACGACATCTGGGACCTCGACTGGACGACGAAGCTCGCCGGCCAGTTCATCGCGGCGGGCCTCATCGCGTGGCAGGGCGTGTCGATCGTGTCGCTCCCGATCGGCGGCATCACGGTCGGCTCCTCGTGGATGAGCGCGACGATCACCGTCTTCACGATCGTGCTCGTGATGAACGCGATCAACTTCATCGACGGCCTCGACGGGCTCGTCGCGGGCGTCGCGCTCATCGCGAACGGCGTGTTCTTCCTCTACACGTACCTGCTCGTGCAGAAGACGTCGCCGCTCAACTACTTCAACCTCGCGTCGCTGCTCGCCATCGTCGTGGTGGGCGCGTGCGCCGGGTTCCTGCCGCTGAACTGGCATCCCGCGAAGCTCTTCATGGGCGACGCCGGCGCGCTGCTCATCGGCCTGCTCATGGCGACCTCGGCCATCGCGGTCACGGGCCAGATCGACCCGGCGTCGCTCGGGCTCGGCGAGCTGTTCCCCGCGTTCATCCCGATCATCCTGCCGTTCGCGGTGCTCGTGATCCCATTGCTCGACTTCGGGCTCGCGGTCGTGCGACGGCTGCGCGCCGGCAAGTCGCCGTTCGCGGCCGACCGCAAGCACCTGCACCACCGCCTGCTCGACATGGGCCACTCGCACCTCAACGCCGTGCTCATCTTCTACGGGTGGACGGCGGTCGCCTCGGTCGGATGCCTCCTCTCGTTCGTGTTCCCCGTGTACTTCGGCATCCCGTCGGGATGGGCGTTCCTGCTGCTCGGCATCGGGTTCCTCGTGTGCGCGGTCTTCACGCTCGCGCCGCTCGGACGACGCAAGCGCCTCACGGTCGCGGCCGAGGCCGACGGCCACGACCGGGTTGCCGCGACGGTGTTCGACGAGCTCGAGTCGTCCGAGCCGGTGGCGGTGGCGACGGGTGCGGTGCCCGTGGCGACGGGTGCGGTGCCGGTGGCGACGGGTTCCGTGCCCACGGGGTCCGGCGACGCCTCCGGTCCGGCTTCAGGTCAGGGCCGCCCGGTAGAATCGGGCGACCCCGAACTGGAGCACGATGACCGACGCACGTCCTGA
- a CDS encoding ABC transporter permease, whose protein sequence is MTTLIDTAPSRAGSAPALVRSRPAGLTAEAVFIRRSITHSLRDTEALLMAVFLPTMLMLLFTYVFGGALDPSGGYVNYVVPGIILLCAGFGASSTAMYVARDMTTGIIDRFRTMPLRAGAVLTGHVVASVLRNLFATGVVIGVALLVGFRPTATPLEWVAAIALIALYILAITYLFAAIGLAAGSPEAANAYGFILLFLPYLSSAFVPVETLPDWLAWFAEHQPITPIIETIRSLLMGTPMGDSAWWAVGWCLLFIAVAAVWGAWLFRRKAGRR, encoded by the coding sequence ATGACCACCCTCATCGACACCGCACCGTCGCGCGCCGGCTCGGCACCCGCGCTCGTGCGGTCCCGCCCCGCCGGGCTCACGGCCGAGGCCGTCTTCATCCGCCGGAGCATCACGCACTCGCTGCGCGACACCGAGGCGCTGCTCATGGCGGTGTTCCTGCCGACCATGCTCATGCTGCTCTTCACGTACGTGTTCGGCGGCGCGCTCGATCCATCGGGCGGCTACGTGAACTACGTCGTGCCCGGCATCATCCTGCTCTGCGCGGGGTTCGGGGCGAGCTCGACCGCGATGTACGTCGCACGCGACATGACGACGGGGATCATCGACCGCTTCCGCACCATGCCGTTGCGCGCAGGCGCCGTGCTCACCGGCCACGTGGTGGCGAGCGTGCTGCGCAACCTCTTCGCGACCGGCGTCGTCATCGGCGTCGCGCTGCTCGTCGGCTTCCGTCCGACGGCGACGCCGCTCGAGTGGGTCGCCGCGATCGCGCTCATCGCGCTGTACATCCTCGCGATCACGTACCTGTTCGCGGCGATCGGCCTCGCGGCGGGAAGCCCCGAGGCGGCGAACGCGTACGGCTTCATCCTGCTGTTCCTGCCGTACCTGTCGAGCGCGTTCGTGCCCGTCGAGACGCTGCCCGACTGGCTCGCGTGGTTCGCCGAGCACCAGCCGATCACGCCGATCATCGAGACGATCCGGAGCCTGCTCATGGGCACGCCCATGGGCGACTCCGCCTGGTGGGCCGTGGGCTGGTGCCTGCTGTTCATCGCGGTGGCCGCGGTGTGGGGCGCGTGGCTCTTCCGCCGCAAGGCGGGCCGCCGCTGA
- a CDS encoding L-threonylcarbamoyladenylate synthase: protein MTSIYDCSVDSQLLTGMRLARGAISRGELVVIPTDTVYGVAADAFDPKAVERLLHAKGRERTSPPPVLIPGIPTLDALATEVPEPVRRLVAEFWPGGLTVILHAQPSLQWDLGETRGTVALRMPANQIALELLSETGPLAVSSANLSGQPSATTAVDAQAMLGESVEVYLDGGPAGEEYEAIGERPGDTSSTIVDATSFTGEGGLLRIVRAGVISRERIAAVVGEELLAPADGEEAAETVPVAPEDEAIAVEDAAPEAPAASEAPVAPEAPAASARATADDGADAAAS, encoded by the coding sequence ATGACCTCCATCTACGACTGCTCGGTCGATTCCCAGCTGCTCACCGGCATGCGACTCGCACGTGGCGCCATCAGCCGCGGCGAGCTCGTCGTGATCCCCACCGACACGGTCTACGGGGTCGCCGCCGACGCGTTCGACCCGAAGGCCGTGGAGCGCCTCCTGCACGCGAAGGGCCGCGAGCGCACCTCGCCGCCCCCGGTGCTCATCCCCGGCATCCCGACCCTCGACGCGCTCGCGACCGAGGTGCCCGAGCCCGTGCGCCGGCTCGTCGCCGAGTTCTGGCCGGGCGGGCTCACCGTGATCCTGCACGCGCAGCCGTCGCTGCAGTGGGACCTCGGCGAGACGCGGGGCACCGTGGCCCTGCGCATGCCGGCCAACCAGATCGCGCTCGAGCTCCTCTCGGAGACCGGGCCGCTCGCGGTGTCGAGCGCGAACCTCTCGGGGCAGCCGTCGGCGACCACGGCCGTCGACGCGCAGGCCATGCTCGGCGAGTCGGTGGAGGTCTACCTCGACGGCGGCCCCGCCGGCGAGGAGTACGAGGCCATCGGCGAGCGGCCGGGTGACACGAGCTCGACCATCGTCGACGCGACCTCGTTCACGGGCGAGGGCGGCCTGCTGCGCATCGTGCGGGCCGGCGTCATCTCCCGTGAGCGCATCGCGGCGGTCGTCGGGGAGGAGCTCCTCGCGCCCGCCGACGGCGAGGAGGCCGCCGAGACCGTGCCGGTCGCGCCCGAGGACGAGGCGATCGCCGTGGAGGATGCGGCACCCGAGGCGCCCGCGGCATCGGAGGCGCCCGTGGCACCCGAGGCGCCCGCGGCATCCGCTCGCGCCACCGCCGACGATGGAGCGGATGCCGCCGCCTCATGA
- a CDS encoding TetR/AcrR family transcriptional regulator, which produces MTPETPVEPELPRGVALAWGVAANPQRGPKREMSIERIVDAAVEIADAEGLAAVSMSRVAQSLGYTTMSLYRYVTAKDDLLVLMQERGTGLPPEPDPEVDPTDWRERLRAIGRAQLEMHRVHPWLLDIPIQGTPVTPNNLAWMDAMLGSLSDVPLDEDERVAVILLVTGQLRWQSTIERSYEVAAGAAGIDPQAIDDGRSAVLDAFVTAEEFPALRRAVDAGVFAEGEDPFAFGLERVLDGVADYVAKREQGPRPAPPAVPHEPAAVSGDKRVRESRKAVREAEKRLRDARKVERQAVREARTRHEAR; this is translated from the coding sequence ATGACCCCCGAGACACCCGTCGAGCCCGAGCTGCCGCGGGGCGTCGCCCTCGCGTGGGGCGTCGCCGCCAACCCCCAGCGCGGCCCGAAGCGCGAGATGAGCATCGAGCGGATCGTCGACGCGGCCGTCGAGATCGCCGACGCCGAGGGGCTCGCGGCGGTGTCCATGAGCCGGGTCGCGCAGTCGCTCGGCTACACGACGATGTCGCTCTACCGGTACGTCACCGCGAAGGACGACCTGCTCGTGCTCATGCAGGAGCGCGGCACCGGCCTGCCCCCAGAGCCCGATCCCGAGGTCGACCCGACGGACTGGCGGGAGCGCCTGCGGGCCATCGGCCGGGCGCAGCTCGAGATGCACCGGGTCCATCCGTGGCTGCTCGACATCCCCATCCAGGGCACGCCAGTGACGCCGAACAACCTCGCGTGGATGGACGCGATGCTCGGCTCCCTGTCCGACGTGCCGCTCGACGAGGACGAGCGGGTGGCGGTCATCCTGCTCGTGACCGGCCAGCTGCGGTGGCAGAGCACCATCGAGCGCTCCTACGAGGTCGCCGCCGGGGCGGCGGGGATCGACCCGCAGGCGATCGACGACGGGCGGTCGGCCGTGCTCGACGCGTTCGTCACGGCCGAGGAGTTCCCCGCGCTGCGACGTGCGGTCGACGCCGGGGTCTTCGCCGAGGGCGAGGACCCGTTCGCGTTCGGGCTCGAGCGGGTGCTCGACGGCGTCGCCGACTACGTCGCGAAGCGCGAGCAGGGTCCGCGGCCCGCTCCCCCGGCCGTGCCCCACGAGCCGGCCGCGGTGTCGGGTGACAAGCGCGTGCGCGAGTCGCGCAAGGCCGTGCGCGAGGCCGAGAAGCGCCTGCGCGACGCGCGCAAGGTGGAGCGCCAGGCGGTGCGCGAGGCGCGGACGCGCCACGAGGCGCGCTGA